A region from the Hylaeus volcanicus isolate JK05 chromosome 6, UHH_iyHylVolc1.0_haploid, whole genome shotgun sequence genome encodes:
- the LOC128877827 gene encoding endoplasmic reticulum-Golgi intermediate compartment protein 3, giving the protein MQILRQLDVHPKVREEADILVRTFTGAVVTIISTIIMGILFLSEVNYYLTPTLSEELFVDTSRGSKLKINLDIIVPTISCDLLSIDAMDITGEQHLQIEHNMFKRRLDLNEKPIEEPQKTDITNTKALKETTEKTVESTTVKECGDCYGAASETIQCCNTCEDVREAYRLKNWAPPSDPAKIKQCQNDKSLEKMKTAFTQGCQIYGYMEVNRVGGSFHIAPGNSFSVNHVHVHDVQPYRSTQFNMTHKIRHLSFGLNIPGKRNPMDGMTVTATDGAMMFYHYIKIVPTTYVRDDGSTLLTNQFSVTRHSRQLSMFSGESGMPGIFFSYELSPLMVKYTEKAKSFGHFATNTCAIIGGVFTVAGLIDSLLYHSVRAIQKKIELGKYN; this is encoded by the exons atgcaaatattgCGACAACTGGATGTCCACCCGAAAGTGCGCGAAGAAGCGGACATTCTCGTGCGAACTTTTACTGGTGCCGTCG TGACGATTATTAGCACCATTATCATGGGCATTTTGTTTCTATCcgaagtaaattattatcttACACCTACCCTGAGCGAAGAACTGTTTGTAGATACATCAAGGggttctaaattaaaaataaacttggATATAATAGTTCCTACGATATCTTGTGATC TTTTATCGATAGATGCCATGGATATAACTGGTGAACAACATTTGCAAATAGAACATAATATGTTTAAACGACGTctagatttaaatgaaaaacctATAGAAGAACCACAGAAAACAG aTATTACTAACACAAAAGCACTTAAAGAAACAACAGAAAAG ACAGTTGAAAGTACTACTGTTAAAGAATGCGGGGATTGTTACGGGGCTGCCAGCGAAACGATTCA GTGTTGTAACACTTGTGAAGATGTAAGGGAAGCATACAGACTTAAAAATTGGGCACCACCTTCTGATCcagcaaaaataaaacaatgtcaaaatgataaatcactagaaaaaatgaaaactgccTTTACCCAAGGGTGTCAAATCTATGGTTACATGGAAGTAAATAGAGTAGGAGGAAGTTTCCATATTGCACCTGGTAATAGCTTCTCTGTTAATCATGTTCATG TGCACGACGTTCAGCCATACAGATCAACTCAATTCAATATGACCCACAAGATTCGTCACTTAAGTTTTGGGCTGAACATTCcaggaaaaagaaatcctatGGATGGCATGACTGTAACCGCAACTGATG GAGCGATGATGTTTTatcattatataaaaattgtcccTACAACCTACGTTCGCGACGATGGTTCGACGTTACTGACAAATCAATTCTCTGTGACACGACATTCCAGACAGCTGTCGATGTTCAGCGGCGAATCAGGAATGCCCGGAATATTCTTTAGCTACGAACTGAGTCCGTTGATGGTAAAATACACGGAAAAAGCGAAATCATTCGGCCATTTTGCGACGAACACATGCGCGATCATTGGTGGTGTATTCACGGTCGCCGGATTAATCGACTCGTTGTTATATCATTCGGTCAGAGCGATACAGAAAAAGATAGAACTAGGAAAATACAACTAA
- the LOC128877835 gene encoding reactive oxygen species modulator 1, with product MPVVPGGMYQQGPSCWDRMKMGFMIGFCVGMASGALFGGFSALRYGLRGRELINNVGKVMLQGGGTFGTFMAIGTGIRC from the exons ATGCCAGTCGTACCAGGAGGAATGTATCAACAGGGTCCCTCGTGTTGGGACAGGATGAAAATGGGTTTTATGATTGGTTTCTGTGTTGGTATGGCATCCGGTGCCCTATTTGGAGGATTTTCTGCGCTTAG ATACGGATTAAGAGGGAGGGAACTGATCAACAATGTTGGGAAAGTGATGCTTCAAGGTGGTGGAACTTTTGGTACATTTATGGCCATTGGAACTGGGATACGATGCTAG
- the LOC128877828 gene encoding transcription termination factor 3, mitochondrial has protein sequence MIHLRTRMPLRILRERIGEIRNYCSRDNFKNVCLDRYKDKRLKSPNNIFGGCTVAEFNDTEKNTPPVKNSVNNENSAFNDEEKALSNVLNIWDHNVPKTKFNKKPIKLLSEIKSPQAFTLTYQKIDNVNDGLPGPLDLCTEDLSHVGPYMTPTFNFAKFADKSDTIQKLVELGVKLYKLEEDKAVVEMIMSLDFDRDIKPYIRFLTDCGVQAENLGHFITNYPKIFKEDMDSLHTRIRYLRAHRFTPNMVEVIVNRNPLWLSFSVKEIDSKLSYFQHNFKLTGSNIRKLTVKHPRLITYNMQHIRENTFAVKEEMGFSKDETKHILLTAPRVWTSARSRIVDTFDYAHNEMKLSHETISKQPLVLTCRATRLKQRHKFLEELKRNQYDPTKPLYVSLMDLINGTDIEFCTNVAKSSIHLYNMFLKTL, from the exons CGTGAAAGAATTGGTGAAATCAGAAATTATTGTTCTCGAGATAATTTTAAGAATGTGTGCCTCGACCGTTATAAAGACAAACGTCTTAAATCGccaaataacatttttggagGTTGCACAGTCGCTGAATTTAATGACACGGAGAAAAATACTCCTCCTGTAAAGAACagtgtaaataatgaaaatagtgCTTTCAATGATGAAGAGAAAGCGCTATCAAATGTGTTGAATATCTGGGATCATAATGTTCCTAAAACTAAATTCAATAAGAAaccaataaaattattaagtgAAATCAAAAGTCCACAAGCTTTTACATTGACATACCAAAAGATAGATAATGTTAATGATGGTTTACCAGGCCCTCTGGATCTCTGCACTGAAGATCTTTCTCATGTTGGACCTTACATGACTCCAACTTTCAATTTTGCGAAATTTGCTGATAAATCTGATACAATTCAAAAACTGGTTGAATTAGGAGTGAAGTTATATAAATTAGAAGAAGATAAGGCTGTAGTAGAAATGATCATGAGCTTAGATTTTGATAGAGACATAAAACCATATATAAGATTTTTGACTGATTGTGGCGTGCAGGCAGAAAACCTTGGTCATTTTATCACTAATTAtcctaaaattttcaaagaggATATGGACTCTCTTCATACAAGAATTAGATATTTAAGAGCTCATCGTTTTACTCCTAACATGGTAGAAGTAATAGTCAACAGAAATCCTTTATGGCTATCGTTCTCAGTGAAAGAAATAGACAGCAAATTAAGTTATTTTCAACATAATTTCAAACTGACAGGTTCTAACATAAGAAAATTAACTGTAAAACACCCTCGTCTTATAACATACAACATGCAACATATAAGAGAAAATACTTTCGCCGTAAAAGAGGAAATGGGCTTTAGTAAAGATGAAACAAAGCATATTTTGCTTACAGCACCTCGTGTGTGGACTTCTg ccAGGAGCAGGATAGTAGACACTTTTGATTATGCTcataatgaaatgaaattatcacATGAGACTATATCTAAGCAACCACTGGTATTAACGTGTAGAGCAACAAGGCTCAAGCAACGGCATAAATTTCTAGAAGAATTAAAGAGGAACCAGTACGATCCTACAAAACCATTGTATGTGTCATTAATGGATCTGATTAATGGCACTGACattgaattttgtacaaatgtaGCAAAATCTTCTATCCACTTGTATAATATGTTTCTAAAGACATTATaa